One Rosa chinensis cultivar Old Blush chromosome 3, RchiOBHm-V2, whole genome shotgun sequence DNA window includes the following coding sequences:
- the LOC112193308 gene encoding probable cyclic nucleotide-gated ion channel 10 isoform X1 — translation MEHNYSNDGASETRLSIQDWNHLDLEGKSKSLFKVYFISGRRYGPGDAIFVVSCAVGFFVDPFFFYIWNINDDIKCLSADSRLRMLFLVLRSVVDFFYVAAYMRNCGRRNSSDTSWFIQLFRFIGAVDVTLPIPQVVLLSNGAFSVLSSVNLILLLAQYVLRISHIYEWVKHINIDTRIGRLVKGVLDFCPFILTAHLFGAMWYFLAIKRETRCWLKACQNVEGCHPATDRDFSCGRNGFKVKDITIVNRLCPTNPSNASALDFGIYLDVIKFGTTRTTNCGPKLLQCFSWGLRNLSSLGSNLEPSKHVWDNIFAISISISGIILFLVYLNENLQTYRQLAKKVSKKLKFNQKMQKISPDIDLWLSKNADVPKDMKTVIMKTVRYRVEENKDVDVENIVYILSPVHKRLIMRPLCLDLLKKVPLLEHMDVQVLKAISEHLNWVFYAVESYIIREGEPLGKMFFIRQGTAWTYATRTDHISGGSTSGSSIIDNLEKDDLYGAELLEWAFSFGSFSNLPISTRTVVSQERVEAFVIRAKDLKKIVSMFWWQFSRKLQLHDIEDSLLRQLKYLAISSLLRHRKAMAKRGTGWDKVYSKLIKSD, via the exons ATGGAGCACAACTACTCCAACGATGGGGCATCGGAGACGAGGTTAAG TATTCAAGATTGGAATCATCTGGATTTGGAGGGGAAATCAAAGAGTCTTTTCAAAGTCTATTTCATTTCTGGTCGGAGATATGGTCCAGGGGATGCGATATTTGTAGTGTCCTGTGCTGTTGGTTTCTTCGTAGATCCTTTCTTCTTCTACATTTGGAACATCAACGACGATATCAAGTGTCTAAGCGCAGATAGCAGGTTGAGGATGTTATTTCTTGTTTTACGATCTGTTGTAGATTTCTTCTATGTAGCGGCCTATATGCGAAATTGTGGCAGACGTAATTCCAGCGACACATCTTGGTTCATTCAACTATTTCGCTTTATCGGAGCTGTTGATGTTACTCTTCCCATCCCACAG GTAGTTTTGCTGTCCAATGGCGCATTTTCTGTTCTTTCGTCTGTTAATCTAATACTTTTACTGGCACAATATGTTCTACGGATTAGTCACATCTACGAATGGGTCAAGCATATTAACATCGACACTCGTATAGGAAGATTGGTTAAAGGGGTATTGGACTTTTGTCCTTTCATCCTTACTGCTCAT TTATTTGGAGCCATGTGGTACTTTTTGGCTATTAAAAGAGAGACGAGGTGTTGGCTGAAAGCCTGTCAAAATGTTGAAGGATGTCATCCTGCAACTGATCGTGATTTTTCCTGTGGCAGAAATGGGTTTAAAGTGAAAGATATCACCATTGTAAACAGATTATGCCCTACAAATCCATCAAATGCATCGGCGTTGGACTTTGGTATATATCTTGATGTTATTAAGTTTGGTACAACGAGGACAACAAATTGCGGACCAAAGCTATTGCAATGCTTCTCATGGGGTTTGCGAAATTTGAG TTCTTTAGGTTCAAACCTGGAGCCGAGTAAGCATGTATGGGACAACATCTTTGCGATTTCCATTTCTATAAGCGGCATAATACTATTTTTGGTATATCTCAACGAAAATCTGCAG ACATATAGGCAGTTGGCCAAAAAGGTATCAAAGAAGCTTAAATTCAACCAGAAGATGCAAAAGATATCTCCAGACATAGATTTGTGGTTGTCCAAAAATGCTGATGTCCCGAAGGATATGAAGACGGTGATCATGAAAACTGTACGATATAGAGTGGAAGAAAACAAAGATGTTGATGTGGAAAATATCGTCTATATTCTCTCCCCAGTTCATAAAAGACTTATCATGCGCCCCCTTTGCCTGGATTTGCTAAAAAAA GTGCCACTCCTTGAACATATGGACGTACAAGTGTTGAAAGCGATCTCCGAGCATCTTAACTGGGTGTTCTATGCCGTAGAAAGCTATATTATTCGAGAGGGGGAACCACTCGGAAAGATGTTCTTCATCAGGCAAGGCACCGCGTGGACCTACGCAACTCGTACTGATCACATCAGTGGTGGAAGTACAAGTGGCTCTTCGATCATAGACAACCTTGAGAAAGATGATCTCTATGGGGCAGAACTGCTAGAGTGGGCATTCAGTTTTGGCTCCTTTTCGAACTTGCCAATTTCAACAAGAACTGTTGTGTCCCAAGAAAGAGTTGAAGCTTTTGTTATCAGGGCCAAAGATTTGAAGAAAATTGTCTCTATGTTCTGGTGGCAGTTTAGCAGGAAACTCCAACTCCATGATATAGAGGATTCTCTGTTGAGGCAGTTGAAGTATCTGGCAATTTCTTCCTTGTTACGCCACCGTAAGGCAATGGCAAAGAGAGGAACTGGCTGGGACAAAGTTTACAGCAAATTAATCAAAAGTGACTAA
- the LOC112193308 gene encoding probable cyclic nucleotide-gated ion channel 10 isoform X2, translating to MLFLVLRSVVDFFYVAAYMRNCGRRNSSDTSWFIQLFRFIGAVDVTLPIPQVVLLSNGAFSVLSSVNLILLLAQYVLRISHIYEWVKHINIDTRIGRLVKGVLDFCPFILTAHLFGAMWYFLAIKRETRCWLKACQNVEGCHPATDRDFSCGRNGFKVKDITIVNRLCPTNPSNASALDFGIYLDVIKFGTTRTTNCGPKLLQCFSWGLRNLSSLGSNLEPSKHVWDNIFAISISISGIILFLVYLNENLQTYRQLAKKVSKKLKFNQKMQKISPDIDLWLSKNADVPKDMKTVIMKTVRYRVEENKDVDVENIVYILSPVHKRLIMRPLCLDLLKKVPLLEHMDVQVLKAISEHLNWVFYAVESYIIREGEPLGKMFFIRQGTAWTYATRTDHISGGSTSGSSIIDNLEKDDLYGAELLEWAFSFGSFSNLPISTRTVVSQERVEAFVIRAKDLKKIVSMFWWQFSRKLQLHDIEDSLLRQLKYLAISSLLRHRKAMAKRGTGWDKVYSKLIKSD from the exons ATGTTATTTCTTGTTTTACGATCTGTTGTAGATTTCTTCTATGTAGCGGCCTATATGCGAAATTGTGGCAGACGTAATTCCAGCGACACATCTTGGTTCATTCAACTATTTCGCTTTATCGGAGCTGTTGATGTTACTCTTCCCATCCCACAG GTAGTTTTGCTGTCCAATGGCGCATTTTCTGTTCTTTCGTCTGTTAATCTAATACTTTTACTGGCACAATATGTTCTACGGATTAGTCACATCTACGAATGGGTCAAGCATATTAACATCGACACTCGTATAGGAAGATTGGTTAAAGGGGTATTGGACTTTTGTCCTTTCATCCTTACTGCTCAT TTATTTGGAGCCATGTGGTACTTTTTGGCTATTAAAAGAGAGACGAGGTGTTGGCTGAAAGCCTGTCAAAATGTTGAAGGATGTCATCCTGCAACTGATCGTGATTTTTCCTGTGGCAGAAATGGGTTTAAAGTGAAAGATATCACCATTGTAAACAGATTATGCCCTACAAATCCATCAAATGCATCGGCGTTGGACTTTGGTATATATCTTGATGTTATTAAGTTTGGTACAACGAGGACAACAAATTGCGGACCAAAGCTATTGCAATGCTTCTCATGGGGTTTGCGAAATTTGAG TTCTTTAGGTTCAAACCTGGAGCCGAGTAAGCATGTATGGGACAACATCTTTGCGATTTCCATTTCTATAAGCGGCATAATACTATTTTTGGTATATCTCAACGAAAATCTGCAG ACATATAGGCAGTTGGCCAAAAAGGTATCAAAGAAGCTTAAATTCAACCAGAAGATGCAAAAGATATCTCCAGACATAGATTTGTGGTTGTCCAAAAATGCTGATGTCCCGAAGGATATGAAGACGGTGATCATGAAAACTGTACGATATAGAGTGGAAGAAAACAAAGATGTTGATGTGGAAAATATCGTCTATATTCTCTCCCCAGTTCATAAAAGACTTATCATGCGCCCCCTTTGCCTGGATTTGCTAAAAAAA GTGCCACTCCTTGAACATATGGACGTACAAGTGTTGAAAGCGATCTCCGAGCATCTTAACTGGGTGTTCTATGCCGTAGAAAGCTATATTATTCGAGAGGGGGAACCACTCGGAAAGATGTTCTTCATCAGGCAAGGCACCGCGTGGACCTACGCAACTCGTACTGATCACATCAGTGGTGGAAGTACAAGTGGCTCTTCGATCATAGACAACCTTGAGAAAGATGATCTCTATGGGGCAGAACTGCTAGAGTGGGCATTCAGTTTTGGCTCCTTTTCGAACTTGCCAATTTCAACAAGAACTGTTGTGTCCCAAGAAAGAGTTGAAGCTTTTGTTATCAGGGCCAAAGATTTGAAGAAAATTGTCTCTATGTTCTGGTGGCAGTTTAGCAGGAAACTCCAACTCCATGATATAGAGGATTCTCTGTTGAGGCAGTTGAAGTATCTGGCAATTTCTTCCTTGTTACGCCACCGTAAGGCAATGGCAAAGAGAGGAACTGGCTGGGACAAAGTTTACAGCAAATTAATCAAAAGTGACTAA